Genomic segment of Coffea arabica cultivar ET-39 chromosome 1e, Coffea Arabica ET-39 HiFi, whole genome shotgun sequence:
CTGAAGACAATCCTGTCTAGTTCTTGTTGAACTCAACTATTGCATACCCTGATAATGTTGCACAGTTCCAGAATGGTTGCACAGTCATTGGATTAAACCCTTTCATAGTCAGATCATTCTTAACCTCAGAGCCACAGCTTCCAACATCTTATCCATTTCTATTGTCATCAGGAACATTTGCAACAAATCCCATCCAAGGATATACAAATTCTGCATTTACATCTGGTGTAGCAATTGAATGCAAATTCATGGTGTAGCACCTACGATTGACCTTACGTGTACCAAAACATTGgcaaaatataatgcatttgcTATAGTTTCTGCTATCTAACATGATTGTTGTAAAATATAtagtatttcaaaaatattctttgtcccacatcgaaaaaaatgagaagtatTATTTTCTCTGTCCCACATTGAGAAGTGAGAAGGGTTGCAgtctttgtcccacatcggaagTGAGAAGGGTTGCACCTCACTCTGAAGTCTATAAATAGGATCCACTTCTCCCTCAGAAAATCACCCCAGCAGCTTCAGTTAATATCTTTTGATAGCTGCtctatccctctctctctctctcttttatttttttttttgttagttgaTATCTTCCTGATAATTCTGTTCTCatcctttttatatatatatctgctggttttaatttgctagttctggtccttctagtttgcaacaagaagaaagtttgtctttcttgttcgcaataaatagaagaaggcttgtttaatcctggggaaacatttcaatttcatgaaatagtttcttaggacagTGCTACGCACGACTCAAGCAGATAGTGTTAACATTGTTGTAGCCAATTATCCAACAATCTAAGAAACTAAGGCATCTGACAATGTTAGCACCCCGCAGCCTTCATCAGCAACTGTTGCAGTGGCACTACCATTCGCCAAGCCCTTTCCAGATGtatccaaaattgaaattttcgccaatgaaaatttcaaaaggtgGCAAGAACGAGTACACTCACGACTCGACATCCATGGAGTGGTCTATGCACTAACGGAGTCCCAACCTGCTTCAACCACAGATGTCAAAATACAAGAATCGTGGCAATATGCCAATAAGGTATGTAGGCATACTATTTTACAAACACTcttaaatgaattatttgacgTGTATTGTAGCTATATGCAAGCCAATAAGTCCCAGTATAATAGACTAAAAAATTCCAATTACAAGCCTAATATTCCCaactttaagaaaaagaaaggcaattgccattattgtagaaaatcagAACATTATGTTGCCCTGTATAGATACAATAAAGGTGACAAAGCAAATGGTAATCCTCCTAAGGTTAATTTAACCGAAGGAGATGAAATAATTGCTGCAGTCATCTCTCAAGTGAACATTGCAGCTAATGTTAAAGAATGGGTGGTAGACTCTGGGGCTACTCGGCACATATGTGCAAATCGAGAAGCGTTTTCCTCCTATACTTCAATAGGGGATGATGAAAAAAATAGTCTACCTTGCAGACTCACGAACTACTAAAGTTCTGGGTAAGGGCAAAGTACTATTGAAACTCACTTCAGGAAATACTTTGGCTCTTAATGATGTGCTGCATGTTCCAAATATTCGGGCAAATCTTGTTTCTGTGGCTTTGCTTGGAAAAGTTGGGGTGAAAGTATCATTCGAATCTGAAAAGATTGTAATGACAAGAAATAATGTGTTTGTAGGGAAAGGCTATTGTAATCAGGGACTTTTTGTACTTAATATTtccaatgtgataaatgaaaatgCATCTTCTTCTGCTTATATTGTTGATTCCATTTCTTTATGGCATGCTAGATTAGGACATGTTAATATTGGttatataaagaaaatgcaatcatGTGGTCTAATTTCTGGTATTAATGATAATATGGACAAATGTGAAATATGTGCAGAAgctaaaataacaaagaaaagttgTATAACTGTCCATAGAGAAACTGAGttattaaatttaattcataCTGATTTAGGTGATTTAAAACAAACAATGACTAGAGGTGGGAAAAGGTATTATGTCACCTTTATAGATGACTATTCTAGATATACCAAAGTTTATTTACTTAGAAATAAAGATGATACTTATAATGCCTTTTTATCCTATAAGTCTGAAGTAGAAAATCAACTtaataaaaggataaaaagaaTTAGATCAGATAGGGGTGGAGAATATTTAACTTTAGATAACCTTTGTGAACAGGAAGACATAATACATGAAATAACTCCACCTTATTCTCCAGAATCTAATGGAGTagctgaaaggaaaaatagaacattaaaagaaatgatgaacTCTATGTTAATTAGTTCTCATGCTCCAGATAATTTATGGGGAGAAGCTATATTATCTGCATGTCACTTACAAAATAGAATCCCACATAAAAAGACTGGCAAAACACCTTATGAGTTATGGAAAAATTATaaaccaaatttgaaatatttaaaagttTGGGGGTGTCTTGCTAAAGTCTTGTTGCCTGaacctaagaaaaggaaaataggttCTAAAACTTCTGATTGTATGTTTATTGGATATGCTGAACATAGTGCTGCATATAGATTTCTTGTGTTAAGAAGTGATATACTTGATTGTAATACAATTATTGAGACAAAGAATGCTGAAttttttgaacatatttttccaCTGTCTAGTAAAATTTCTCATGCACCTGTTGAAATAAATAAGGAAATTATTCCAATTGAGGAATTAAGAAGGAGcaaaaggccaagaaaagaattttcatttggaaatgaattCCAAACCTTTCTTGTTGATAATGATCCTTTAACATACTCCGATGCTATTTCTTCTCCTGagtgtaaattttggaaagaagcaattaaaTCTGAAATAGATTCTATCTTGTCAAATAAAACTTGGATTTTGGTAGACTTACCTCCTGGTGCAAAACCTATTGGTTGCAAAtggatttttaaaagaaaatataactctGATGGCTCTATAGAAAAGTACAAAGCTCGTTTAGTAgcaaaaggattttctcaaaaataaaatattgattattttgatacATTTGCACCAGTAACTAGAATTGCGTCTATTcgagttttatttgctttagctTCTATCCATAAACTTGttattcatcaaatggatgtcaaaacagcctttttaaatggtgatttagaaaaagaaatttatatGTTTCAACCTGAGGGATGTATTGTATCtggacaagaaaataaggtttgtaaactaattaaatctctttatggcctaaaacaagctcctaaacagtggcatgagaaatttgatcaagtattgaTGAAAGATGGTTTCTCGTCTGTAGAAGTGGATAAATGTGTATATGTCAAAATTATAAATGATCAATATGTGATAATCAGTTTAtatgtggatgacatgcttATATTTGGTACTAGTCTAGATATTGTAAATAGTACTAAATATTTTTTGTcttctaattttgatatgaaagatTTGGGTGAAGCCAAAATAATATTGGGTGTTAAAATCATAAGGAAATGTGATGGTATAATGTTGTCACAAGAACATTATACAGAAAGACTTCTTaggaagtttgaaaattatgatGTGACACCTGTGAGTACTCCTTATGATGCTAAcactcaattaaagaaaaataatggtgaCCCAATTGCTCAGTCTAGATATGCTCAGATTATTGGGAGTCTGATGCATCTGATGAATTTTACTAGACCTGATATAGCTTATGCTGTATGTCGACTGAGTAGATATACTCATAATCCCAACCGTGAGCATTGGTTTGCATTAGTCAgactaatgaaatatttgagaggtACCATGAATTTTGGTATCCTGTATAGTGGATTTCCCACTGTATTAGAAGGTTACAGTGATGCTAATTGGATCTCTGATTCAAATGATACGAAATCCACTAGTGGTTATGTGTTCACCCTTGGTGGTGGTGCAATAGCATGGAAATCTGCTAGACAGACAATCATTGCTAGATCAACAATGGAGTCAGAGTTTGTAGCTCTGGAACTGACAGGGACTGAGGCCGAGTGGTTGAGAAAATACATtcccgaatttgaaccaaattcgtatatttcaaaaatggaaaacttccgCTTTACCGATTTCAAAAATTTCGAATTCAATTTGAATTCAATtggtaaatcatttttttttttcgaatttgCATATTCCCAGTACTAACTTCAAAAATTAACGAGTTTGAGAGTCAAGACCAAGACAATTGAGCTAATTTACTTTTTGTATTTAGacattttttataattaattataattttaaaaaaattaatatctaAAATTTATCTTAACGAGCACTCACTAGTCAAATCATTAACGTTACTGAggtatgactttttttttttatttaaagtcAATGAATGCAAGAAAATGTCATCATTCAATGAAGCAGTGGACAGCATTGCTACACTTGTAATAGAGAATCTATGCAAGATTTTAACGTGTACCATGCTCAAGAATTTGTTCGTTAGTGTGTTAGTTTTGAAGTGCATGGTTGAACCTTTACTGTTCAATAGAATATGTCCAAGTCAACCCGATTGTATAATTCTTATAGTATCTCGTATAAATTAGTATAACTTTAGTGTAAAAATTGAGTTTGTAACTTGTACAATTAAAGTTGTGAAGCATTCATGATTACATCGAAATTGTATGAATTTATACATGATATTGTTGGATTCACACAACCGGTTGGAATTGGAAATGCTGTATCCATTCCAGACCGCTTAGCATGTTTGGCTAGATTGTGTATGGAGATAATTTTATAAACCTCTCCTGATGTTTCAAATACTTGCATTGGCCTCCTCCCGAAATTTCCAAAATATTAGTGACCTCCCCTAAAACTAATTATCATGTAATAAATTAGcccaattcaaaattttaacaataaaaatatgtttctaggaaagaaaaaataaaataattccacaAGTGTGCCTCATATATTGCATTAGCTAGTTAATCTATAGCATGTAAAGTAAATATGTATGTTAACAAAGTCAAACGCCAGGAGATGTAAGTGCAATTGATGGGGATTGCAAGCATCGGTTGAAAGTATATGACTTACTTTTTATCAGTTGTGGATTATGCAGATCCAAAACCCCAAACTTTGTTCTTGTATGAGTtgcaaaataaacaaaagtacaaaaacCATGCCTACAATTGGAAGGATTGAGGAGCATCATAGCTGAGACGTAATTTAATctatcaatgaagaaaataggacaattattttcaagattcaagattcaaaattcAACTCAGATTGATCTTAAATATGCAACTATGATCCAGAAATACTGAATAAATATTAATATGTGAAGAATTTTTAACAAAAGATTAAAGTACATTCCTCTTTTAaacaacctttttcttcttcatacaTTACAACAAACGGAAGAACTGCAATCCAAATGCcatcaaaacaaacaaacaatatCCCAACACAAATTCCAAATTTTTGCCCCTGACACCTTTGGTTTTTGCTGAGCTAGCATCATTGTAGGCTTAACTAGAAAAGCgtctttgtttcttttctgaacctaaaatcatcatcatcctccAATTTTGTTAAAGATTGATACTCAGCTTTTCCAGGGAACACTTTGTAGAGTCCCAAGTAAAGACACATACCAAAAACTGTAACTCCAACTAGATACCAGCTAAATTGAATGTTCACCAATGATTTAGCTCTGGCAAGGGCTTCAAGATCATGGCATCTAACAACATAATGACCATCTTCCAAGTTCATAAAACAGCCTTTGGGAATGTACTCTGGTGTCCAAAGCATGATTCCCATGACCATCAGCCAAACTCCTTGGAACAAGATGCTAAGAGACCTTataaaattattcaagaagTTCTGGGGGTAACCTATGCATAATAGGGTAGTGAAAAATGACACAAGTATGACAATTTGTAGAAGCCAGTGGTATTGGCCTTCCACACCCGTGTGATCAGTAGAGTggagatggaagaggagatATTCCTGGCCGAAGGCAATGGCTCCGAGCATTTGGGTCAGGCCATATTGAGCTGGGGGCTGGATTTTGTCTAGGATGATGGAGAAAAGTGCATAAATGAAGATAGTCAAGGATATGTTCGAGTGCTCAAAGTTGTGAAGATGGTTTGATGGGATGGTGCCATCAGGGTCCAATGGTTGGTGCCTGGCCGGACTAATGAAGAGTTCCATGGATATTGAGGCAATGCAGCCTCCCATGATCAAGAGAAGTTCGAAGTACCTGAATTTTGAAGTGGGAAACCATGGCAAAGATGTGTAGGATTTTGGATGGAGAAAGTGAAGCCTGATATGGTTAACTAAATGCCAGAGTCCAATCAGAAAGAAACCAAATCCAGGTATCACATGTCCTACCAAACTGCCCATTGCCTTGCCTCTCGTTCTGCtttcttgcttgtttgcttgttttgtGGGTTTTGTATGTTTACTACGTAAGGAGGCTATATATATAGGACGAAAAAAATGTCTTGCTCATGAAGACAATCAactcaaattaaatttgataaaatacaacaaaatcaaatcaaatcaaattaaataattataaactATATGCAGTTTCTTCTATTTTGTGCTCTGAATGTTCAGTATAAAAAGTGGGTCCGAAAGAGTTACAATTCAGAGTAAATGATAATTTTAGAATTTTCATAATTTGCTAACCCTTTCCTTTTTGCCCCATTTCCTCTGTGcttctttttaaaaattttttttagtataagtggAAAATCTCGAACATAGAACTTTTCACTTATATTCTCTCTTTTGTACCATCTAGTCTATCCCTCTTTCACTCGCTCTGTGCCTATCTTCAActtgaaaagaaaatattaaaaacctCTACATAAGCTAATCGCTTTCCTTGGAGACAACCTAATTGAAGAGAGTGATGGGTCATAATTGGCCATTTGAATGTGACCACCTTGAGAGTTTATGCACTGCTAGTGACCCGGACATGCACTCAACAAGTTAAATAAAGATATTTCGACTAACTAACTCTTTAGCTTAATCGCTCAATAGATGCTAAGGGTTAGGAAGAAGAGACAACGAGGTTGTTCAATATTAACAAAGTATGCTAGATTATATGAATTTGCATTATCGGAGATTCTCCCTCCTTggtttatatgtatatatgacGGATTTCTATATTGATCAATAAATCAGTTTCTTAAAGAAAAAGCTTCTCTTATGTGTCATCATGCTTTTCTAATTTCTAATTTATAATGTTATattcatcttttttttctttacttttttgttAGTTGTTTTCATGAGTCTTAATTAGACTCAAGCGATGAAAACAATCaattagaagtgataaaaatgtaacatattttttgaatatgaCCAACATTTTTCTAATTGGTTGTCATATTCCCACTAACCAGTCTTAATCTTATCATTTCATGGTTCTTATGTCAATGTATAAGAGAAGTCAAGTTGAAatcaatgaaaggaattaaaacatttttttcCCAACTGGATTTCTTAATACTGAGTAACAAATTAAGGTTAAATGCATTAAATCCCCTAAACTTTGTCTCTAATTGTACTTTTCCTCTCTAAACTTATTAAACAGGCACTTAACCCCTTTTTGATGTTTTTGGATAAAGATGCCCCCCActatattattttctttctccttgttTATTcattcctttgtttttcttttctactattttcttttccttatcatttttttccttttttttcacttctcTCATCTCACTATTTCATTGCTCCTGAGATAGATAAATGTGGAGTAGCAGAGTAATTAAGAGTACTAAGTACTCTTTGGGATGTGAGAAGGGCAAATTCCATTTTGTAGACTCAAACCTACACCTATTCCCGCTTTGCATCTCAAACATTAATATGGGACATTTTGTATCATAACCTTTCTAACACATCCCACTTTTGtccaaatattaatgagctacACAAAACTAACCAAATGACATATTTGTCTTGTGAAATCCATCAATAATTGACCAAAGTGGTATTGGCTAAAAATATTAGTCTTGTGAAATCCatggtaattttttaaaaaaacatacaaacacTAAAATAACACAACATACAAACAACAATGTTCTTTTTTTCTGCCTTGCTTTTTGAGGAAGTGACTTTGCAGCTTGAAGATATTATAATTGATTCCTTCACCATAGAACCATCACTTTGCGGTTAAGCATCAATGACCAAACTTGACACACAAACTGCTGGGGTCTGTCATGATTACTAACTAATATTAACATATGATAAAAACAGTCTCAAGTTTCTTGTATCTTTTCCACTTTAACCAATTGGGTTGTATGTATCTTATCTCATTGTAAATAGTCATGACATCCAATTTTTTGTTTCTGGCCTTTTTGTGACTTGTGAGTACATTTCTAGGTCAGAATCGTATATATTTCTAGGACTAGCTTTTTAGTATTCTTTTCTTGATCAAAGGACTCACCGATAGAACCACATTCCTTCCAACATTCTTGAGTTGAAGAAATGTCCTTCATAAACAGATTGAATCGTTTGTACAGTTTTACAATAGTGTATCAGGAcgattattttgaatttaaaatttaaatttcgtATATGTGTCATCTATCTGACTTTGATAATATATGTACTGACAGTACATATAAGATTAACTCATGAATAAAATTAGacaatagaaaataaaatcaaTGTTGTAAACATGAGATAAAACGATAAAGTCTTCTACAAATAAAACAATAAACACTTCTAAAAATACAATATAAAAAAATACATTCATGTTTATAGTCAATTCCATCATCCTTTCCCACTCCAAAAAGACTAACAATTCaacttttgtttatagtcaaTAGTTATAGTGAAAAAAGTATATGGATTCATTGGTTTTCTAAATGCCCGAATAGAGATCCTAATTTTTGTTTGGggatacattaaaaaaaatgagacaAAATAATTTAGCATCTCCatataaagtaaaataataataccgtgcaaatgcacttaaaatttgatctatttaaaaaaaatttaaaaagagaTTAAAGGAGAGTGGAATTCTTAATTTACTTGAAACAATAAGAAGTTGGAAGAAGGAAAGTAATTTGAAAGGcaatattttaatttgtttaagGAGTCAAAAAAGTTTGGAAAGGAAGAGAACAGAGGATTTGACCAAATCGATACTTAGATGGTCAAACAGAAtgtattggaaaagaaaaacagggaGAATTTTTCAGAACCAAATTACTAACTGGACAACCTAAATGGATTAGCATGAGTAATATGCTAatgatataaaaataaaagttgtcAAAATTTTATAAGTAACAATGAATAATCAAGACAAATAATAGGGGTACAAAATTAAAAAGATTTGAGGACTTGTAGAATTATCCTAATTACAGATTAAAAAGGGAATCATGCCATTGAAGAGAatgtgaaaataaataaataaaaattatggattgattgatttaaaaaaatcaagaaaggcATAATCAGAGAAGACTATCTGAGAAGTTCTTAAAAGAATATCAATGACAACGAGtatctcaaattttttctttttttttctgtaaaatttcagaacCAAAATTCTTTAGACCCCAGCATTTATTTTCACAGGAACAATATATTTTACTATGCTACCATGAACCTTGAAGTCAATGCCCTCGATTCCAATGGATAATAGTTTCATTAAtttgtttgtgcttttttttttgcggTAAATAGATGAAAACTTTGAGTTCCTTGAATTCTTTAAAGCGCCTAATATCATCAGTTACTGGAAACTCAAAAAATAGAGAAGCATTTTATTAGAATCGgaccaaaaaatttatttgaaataccATAACAACATTTATGAACAACCAACTGTTATACTGCTCATCATGTTACAGTTACACTAATATAGTGCTCATGGGAATGCATTCCTATTgaaattttgctttttctttatcttctgtgaaattttattagtttagacgTTATAAGGACTAGTGTTAAAGGCGCACCCAGTGTGTGCAATTtagaaataattattgatttttatgaatatattaatattatttttacaaaaataaattttatataaattcttcatgaaaaaaaaattacaatttattagtaattttttctttaatacaGTTATAGTTAATTTGATAGTTGCTGTATCTAAGGGAGTTATAGGAGATTATATTAGCAAATATGATTAGGTGGTTGgggtaaaaattaatttttttaagagcaaaattgGAAGTTCAAAAAATGACACAAAATGTTTATCCCAACTGCCACCTC
This window contains:
- the LOC140021094 gene encoding uncharacterized protein — its product is MGSLVGHVIPGFGFFLIGLWHLVNHIRLHFLHPKSYTSLPWFPTSKFRYFELLLIMGGCIASISMELFISPARHQPLDPDGTIPSNHLHNFEHSNISLTIFIYALFSIILDKIQPPAQYGLTQMLGAIAFGQEYLLFHLHSTDHTGVEGQYHWLLQIVILVSFFTTLLCIGYPQNFLNNFIRSLSILFQGVWLMVMGIMLWTPEYIPKGCFMNLEDGHYVVRCHDLEALARAKSLVNIQFSWYLVGVTVFGMCLYLGLYKVFPGKAEYQSLTKLEDDDDFRFRKETKTLF